DNA from Deltaproteobacteria bacterium:
GAATCCACTGCGAAAGGAGACGCCGATGCGGAGCAGGCCACTGACGGTCGCTGACTTCATGACGACCGCGCTCATCACGATGAAGCCGACCGATACGGTCGTCCACGCCGACGTCGACATGCGGCTGGCGAACATCCGACACATCCCGGTGGTCGACGACCGCGGCAAGCTGGTCGGTATCCTGTCGAACCGCGACGTGCTGCGCGCGCTCGGCCAGGCCGACATCGAGTCGGTGCGCATCGGCGAC
Protein-coding regions in this window:
- a CDS encoding CBS domain-containing protein, whose product is MTTALITMKPTDTVVHADVDMRLANIRHIPVVDDRGKLVGILSNRDVLRALGQADIESVRIGD